Proteins from a genomic interval of Nostoc sp. TCL240-02:
- a CDS encoding DUF1995 family protein, which produces MSELPNTLEDAIAQSRAAVQAALADGCTRIQVEFLFPELKFMPVAEQFLPLFTEYDSRLKIFFADAGAAALARRNWTDAPFQILDIGTGRTASLQTKIQPEDEIFLFIAPTSVEVPQVEKLCQEIGDRPVVFLNPRLEDSGTVGIGYAARQTRLRFTNTIESCYYLRPIDEQSALSRCYPGQWEVWLETDGEYQRIAELPTKPSGDDLDQILLKGQSQTTTDAAPARKPNIFKSLQRFLKALSS; this is translated from the coding sequence ATGAGTGAACTTCCTAATACCCTTGAAGATGCGATCGCCCAATCTCGTGCAGCCGTCCAAGCTGCTCTTGCAGATGGTTGTACTCGCATACAAGTTGAGTTCCTGTTTCCAGAACTCAAGTTTATGCCAGTGGCGGAACAATTTCTGCCACTGTTTACAGAATACGATTCCCGTTTGAAGATTTTCTTTGCTGACGCGGGGGCTGCGGCCTTAGCGCGTCGCAATTGGACAGATGCACCATTTCAAATTTTGGATATTGGTACGGGAAGGACTGCTTCCTTGCAAACCAAAATTCAGCCAGAGGATGAGATTTTCTTATTCATTGCCCCCACTTCCGTAGAAGTACCGCAGGTGGAAAAGCTATGTCAAGAAATAGGCGATCGCCCTGTAGTCTTTTTAAATCCCCGTTTAGAAGATTCTGGAACTGTGGGCATTGGTTATGCAGCAAGGCAAACTCGCCTGCGTTTCACTAATACCATTGAATCCTGTTATTACCTGCGCCCCATCGACGAGCAAAGCGCTCTATCTCGCTGCTATCCAGGACAGTGGGAAGTTTGGCTGGAAACCGACGGCGAATATCAAAGAATTGCTGAATTACCCACAAAACCATCGGGTGATGATTTGGATCAGATCCTTTTAAAAGGACAATCACAAACAACAACGGACGCTGCACCTGCGAGAAAGCCCAATATATTTAAGAGTTTGCAACGGTTCTTAAAGGCGTTGAGTAGTTAG
- a CDS encoding histidine phosphatase family protein — translation MLKTLYIVRHCQAVGQEPNAPLTSEGHFQAIALADLLFSFGIERVISSPFMRAYQSIAPLAERLGISIEIDNRLTERVLCPTPLDDWRERLAESFTNLDLYLDGGESSRSAMARGIAVIDEVLQQKTSITAIVTHGNLMAMILKHFDDRIGYAEWEKLSNPDVYRVQFLNDATHVERMTFF, via the coding sequence ATGCTGAAAACCCTATACATTGTGCGACATTGCCAAGCAGTTGGACAAGAACCTAACGCACCTCTGACATCAGAGGGACACTTCCAAGCGATCGCTCTTGCTGATTTGTTATTTAGCTTTGGGATCGAGCGGGTTATCTCCAGTCCATTTATGAGAGCATATCAATCAATTGCTCCACTCGCTGAACGTCTGGGTATTTCAATCGAAATTGATAATCGACTTACCGAGCGCGTGCTGTGTCCAACACCGCTTGATGATTGGCGTGAGCGATTGGCTGAGTCATTTACCAATCTTGATTTATATTTGGATGGTGGTGAGTCTAGTCGTAGTGCTATGGCGCGTGGGATAGCTGTAATTGATGAAGTATTACAGCAAAAAACCAGCATAACTGCGATTGTGACACATGGCAATTTAATGGCGATGATTCTGAAGCATTTTGACGATCGCATCGGTTATGCTGAATGGGAAAAATTGAGCAATCCAGATGTCTATCGCGTACAGTTTCTCAATGATGCAACACACGTAGAGCGAATGACATTTTTCTAG